The Pseudomonas cavernicola DNA segment GACCAGCATCGTGACCGTCTTGGGGTCGAGTCGATCTGCCGCGTCTTGCGGATCGCCCCATCCGGTTACCGGAAGCATGCAGCCCGGCTTCGTAACCCCGCACTGCGCTCCTGTCGTGCTCGGCGTGACGAGGTGTTGATCGCGGAAATCCAGCGAGTGTGGAATGCCAACATGCAGTGCTATGGCGCGATGAAGGTCTGGAAGCAACTCAGGCGAGAGCGCGTCGATGTGGCCAGGTGCACCGTGGAGCGTTTGATGCGTCAGGTCGGATTACAGGGCATACGGCGTGGTCAGGTCGTGCGGACAACGGTATCGGGCGACCAAACCGTATGCCCGCTGGATCGTGTCCAGCGTCAGTTCCATGCCGACCGGCCTAACCAGCTGTGGGTGTCGGACTTCACCTACATTTCGACCTGGCAGGGATGGTTGTATGTGGCCTTCGTGATCGACGTATTTGCACGCCGTATCGTCGGCTGGCGAGTCAGTACCAGCATGAAGACCGACTTCGTACTGGATGCCTTGGACCAGGCCCTGTATGACCGCCAGTCCAGTCGTACGGGCGGCCTGATCCATCACAGCGACCGCGGCAGCCAGTACGTCTCGATTCGCTACACCGAACGCCTGGCCGAGGCCGGCATCGAGCCCTCGGTCGGCAGCAAAGGCGATAGCTATGACAATGCCCTGGCCGAAACCATCAACGGGCTGTACAAGGCAGAGCTGATTCACCGGCAATCATGGAAGAGCCGCGAGGCTGTCGAGCTGGCCACCCTGAAGTGGGTGCACTGGTACAACCACCAGCGTCTGCTGGGCTCAATCGGCTATATCCCGCCGGCGGAGGCTGAGACAAACTTCTACCGGCAACAAGCCAGTCAGGCCATTGCGGCCTGACTTAAACGAAACGGCCTCCACAATAGCCGGGGCGATTCAGGCTGATGGCCGTGAAGATGGCACTCACGCGTGTGCTGATTGGGCCGCTGAACGTTACCAAAACCACCGCCACATTGGCGTACTCGATACCGGAGGCACTCTCTTCTTCTTTTGCGAATACTTTGCATCTCTGCAGCAGAGACTTCATGGGCATGATGTCGCTCCTTGCGGGTGGTTAAGGGCAGTCTGAATAAGTCGTCATGCCCGCGCTGGCGGGCATCCAGCTACACCGTAACTCCTACGTTCCCGCCTACTCGGGAACGACGTAAAAAAACTTGGTCAGAGCTTCCTTAAATTGCGTGCAACGAGCTGAGCGATGTCGATGCTGCTGTGCTTTGTAAATGTAAGAAGTTATAGGACTAAAGTCGAGTCGATAGCTATAAATGCTGACGATAATCAGTGCTGATTCGGCGTCATGGCAGTGCGCAAGCGGTTTTAACGCCTTGCGTTAGCCGCTGACTAAAGTATTACTAAATTACTGTTCGTTCTTTGCATCTGTATCTATGCTTCAAAAAAGCTTGAGATGGGGTGATGGCCATGTGCCGTCATGGCAGCAAGCGTAATAAGTCTCAAGGGTAAAGGGGGGCGACCGAATGGATAGTCGGGTGAACGAACGCTTACCCAACCGCCAGTTGGGCAAGCTTACGGCCTTGTTTTGCCGCCAGCAGGATGCCGACGCGACGTTGCTGGCCACCCATCTGGCCTTGGCCGTGCAGCAGACAGGGCAGCAGACGCTATTGCTCGATCTGGGCCTGCCGCATGGCGACAGCCTGGACCTGTTGAGTCTGGAGGCTTCGTTCCAGTTCGCTGACGCACTGCGCAACCTGCGCCGCTTGGATAATGCCCTGATCGACAGCGCCTTCTGCACCCATGCTTCGGGCCTGCGTTTGCTGGTGCTGTCGGCCGCGGGCGAGACGCTTGAGCATGCCAGTGCAGCAGAGCTTTACCTGCTGCTGGGTGCATTACGTCAACACTTCCAGCACATCGTCGTGAACCTTGCGGGGCAGCCGGATAGTGAGGCTTTGCGCTTGCTGGTCAGCAACTCCGACCAACTGCTTTGGTGTGCCGACCAGAGCGTGCCGAGCTGCCGGCGCAACCTCTCGCTGCTCAGCCAATGGCGCGAGCATGGGGTAAAGCTGGGGCACGCCAGTTTGCTGATCGATCGTTACTTGCGCGGGGTGGTACCGGATGATCAAGCCCTGAGTAAATCGTTCGCTCTTCCGGTTATTGAGGTGCTGCCATTTAGCGTTGAGGTGCGGATGAATGCCAAGAACCAAGGCCGTAGTCTGTTCGAGGTCGCGCCGCGGGAGCGTTTGAGCCAGCGTCTGAAATTGCTTGGTGAACAGCTGGCCGAGATCGACAAACCTGCGCCGCCGCCGCGTGGCTGGCTACGCCGGTGGGGAGGCTCGAAATGAGCGTCGACGCACTCTTTGGCGCTACCGTGCGGGGCATGCCCAGGCCGGGCAATACGACGCCCAGGGCCTCAAGCTGGTGCTGCACCGCTACATCATCGATGCCATCGACGATGACGGGGTGAATATTCTCGAAGGCGTGCGCTCGGCGGTTGCCCAGTACGTCATCGACAAGGTGGTCGAGTATGCCGGCCGCCATCAACTGGCTGTCTCGCGTTATGAAATGGAGCAGATGGCCGAGGAGCTGGTCGATGGGTTGACCGGTTTTGGCGCGAAACCAACCCCGATTTCGACCCCTGGATTGCCTTACGCGCAGAGAAAACCGAGGCCGTGGTGCGACTGCTGGTCGAGGACAACGGTGGCGGTATCGATCCACGGCTGTTGGAGCGCATCTTCGAGCCCTTCTTTACCACCAAGCCGGTGGGCAAGGGCACGGGCCTCGGGCTGTCGGTCAGCTACGGTATCGTCGAGCAGATGGGTGGGCTGCTGAGTGCCGAGAATTCGGCTGAAGGCGCACGCTTTATTATCAGCCTGCCGTTGGCAGAGGCCGCCATCCCCGCGCCATGATGCCGAGCGGCAGCCTATTGGAGTGCACAAATCCATCCGCACGGCTTAGCGAGACGGTACCAGCGCAGGGGTCAGTGCGGTGGATATTGCGAGAGCACCTTGCCGACTGTCTCGCGGATTGCCGCTTCGCGCTCGGTGGGGCTCGGCGGGACGCTACGCATGATCTGCTCGGCACTGCCGCGCCAGACCAGCTTGCCGTCCTTGCCGTCGAACAGGTCGACCTGGATGGTGGCGACTTTGTAGTCGTAGTTGCGTGTCTCGGTGTAAGCCGGACCACCCCAGTAGCCGTTCCAGTAACCGCCCCACATACCTCCGTAGCTGGTGCTGACCTGGTTCTGGCGATTTTCGACGATCAGCCATGTCTGGGCCTTGAGGTCTGACTTGGCACCGACCGGCGCCGGGTGTAGGCCGCGTTGGTCGAGCTGCTGGCTGACCGCTTCACGGATGCGTTGTTCGGTGAGATCGCTTTTGATCCGCGGGTCGTCCGGTCGGTACTGCAACGCCGGTTCTTGCCAGCTCCAGCTGCGATATGCGCCGAAGTCGCGAGTAGCGTCGAAATCACGGCTGAGTTGGTCGGTCTGGCAAGCGGCCAGCAACAACAGGATGGGGACTAAGAAAAAACGGGGGGACATGATTGCATCTCCGGAGCTAGAGCCTCTATCCAAGCGCAAGCGGAGAGCCGCCGCAAGCGCATATTGCAACGGCGCGTGAACCCCTATCCGTAGGCTGGGTAGAGCCTTTTTTTGGCGAAACCCAGCTTGCGGTCTTGATTGCTGGGTTTCGCTTCGCTCTACCCAGCCTACGCAAACGGTATGACCTAGTTCGGCGGGTAGTCGCTCAGGGCTTGCTGTACCGCGGAACGCAGAGCAGTGGCGCGTTCCGACTGGCTGCCGCGGCTATCCGTTTCGGCGCTGCCACTCCACACCGCCTGGCCATTGCCGGCGTCGAACAAGTCAATGCGCACCACCATGACTTCCTCCTCGTAGGTGCGCACCAGCGGCACGCTGCCATACAGGCCATAGTTGTTGCCGTAGGGGCCGTAGCCGTAATAGCTGCCGTAGTTATCCTGCACTTGGCGCAAGCGGCGCTCCACATGCATATTCGCGGCGACGCGCAGGTCGGCCTTGGCGCCTTGTTGAGCCGGGCGCAGGCCGCGTTGATCGAGGCTGGTGCTCAGGGTTTCCTGCACGAGTTCCGGGCTGGCCCAGGAGGTGCCGGCCGGTAGGTGGCCATCCAGCCAAGCCCAGGTACGGTAGCGCCCGTAATCGCGCGGCGCGGCGGGGTAAGAGCTGAGATCGAGGGTATTAGCCGCCTGAGCTGGAGCCGGTGGTAAGGGGTTGGAGCTGGCGGTATAGGGGTTGCTGCCCTGACAGGCAACAAGGCTCAAACAGCACGCCAACATACAAATACGGCGATTCATCACGTCCTCCGGGGCGACTCGTTAGAGCGGGCGGCAGATCCAGTGCAGATAGCGTCCAAGGCCCATGAAGCTCGGGTGGCGGCGGTGCGCTAGCTCCATTTCCAGCAGGTCGATCAGCTCGGCCTTGGCTTGGAATTCCACCGGCATATAGTCGTGAAATACTCGCACACCGCTTTGAGTTTCGACCTTCCAGTGGCCGGCTAGTTGCGCTGCCAGCTCACGTGGGTCAAGCGGCCGCTGCGGTGTCAGGCTTTGTTTTTCACCGGCAAACTCTTGTTTGCGCAGCTTGCGGAAGTGGCCCTTGAGCAGGTTGCGGTAGATCAGCGCATCGCGGTTGTAGAAGGCCAGCGACAGCCAGCCGCCAGCCGCCGTCAGTTGGTGCAGTACCGGCAGGATCGCGTGAGGTTCGGCCAGCCACTCCAGCACCGCGTGGCAGATCACCAGGTCATAGGGTTCGGTCAGTTGGCCGAGCAACTCCTGCCAGGGCGCCTGAATGAAGGTCGCGCTCTGCCCGGCCGCGGCGAAGCGCTCGCGGGCGCCCAGCAGCATGGGCTCGGCGGGTTCGCTGACGGTGACCTGATGGCCGCGCTCGGTCAACCACAACGACATATGCCCCAAGCCGGCGCCGATATCCAGCACCCGCATTGGGCGGTCCGGCAGGCTTTCGGCGAGGTCGGCCTGGAGCACCGCCAAGCGAATCGCGCCCTTGGCGCCGCCGTAGATCTTCTCGGCGAAACGCGTCGCCAGTTCATCGAAGTGTCGGTCGCTCATTTTCCGAACCGCCGTTCGCCATCGGCCAGTTTGGCGCGCACGGCCTGCTCCATATCGATGCCGAGTTCAGCGCAAAGCAGCAAGAGATACAGCACGATGTCGCCGACTTCCTGGCCGGCGTGCTCCAACTGGTCGGCCGGCAATTGCCGTGACTGGTCTTCGGTGAGCCACTGGAATATTTCCACCAGCTCAGCCATCTCTACGCTGGCGGCCATGGCCAGGTTCTTCGGGCTGTGGAAGCCGCTCCAGTCATTGCTGTCGCGAATGGCGTGCAGGCGGGTGGTGAGTTCTTCGAGGTTCATGCGGCTCTCCGGGTCAGAGCCGCATTGTTTCACGGGGCGCGCCCTAGATCACCCGCCAGCTACCGCTCATATGCGGGATGCCGTCTTGCCCCTGCAGTTTGAACTGCCCGCTGGGCGCCACATCGCTGGCTAGCAGGGTGGCTTCGCCGGGCAGCAGTAGCGGTTTCTGGAAGCGCACCTCAACCACATAACCGGCGGCCGGCAGCCGTTCGCCGAGGGCGGCCAGCGCGCGGGCCTTGTTCCACAGGCCATGGGCGATGGCGCGGGGGAAGCCGAACAGCTTGGCGCTGAAGGCGGACAGATGGATCGGGTTGTAGTCGCCTGCCACCCTGGCGTAGCGCCGGCCAATATTCGCCGGCGCCTGCCACTGCGCGATTTCGCCCAGCGCCAGCGGTTCGTCCTCGGCGCGCTGGATTGGCTGGCCGTTCAGGCGCAGGGCTCGGCAGAGGATGCGGCTGTCGCCTTCCCAGAGCAGACCGAGCTGGTCTTCGAGACGGGTAATCAGGCTGAAGACCGCGCCCTTTTCGTGTGGCTGGAGGTTTTCCACCTGCACGCTGACGCTGAACGGGCCGAGGCCGCCGAGCTGGCGCAGCACGCGGATGCGATTTTCCAGGTGTACCAGGCCGAGCAACGGGAAGGGGAAGGTCTTGTCAGTGAGCAACTGCATTTGCAGCGCGAAGGCGAGGATATGCGGGTAGGTCGGCGGTAACCGGCCGTCATCACTAAAGCCGCAGATCTGCCGGTAACGCGTCAAATGCCCTGGGTCGACGCTGACCGAGCAGCGCAGACCGTGGCTGGGCAGGGTCTGCCCGGTTACGCCGCGGCGCAGTGCGGCACGAGCGAATAGACCGGGCAGAGCCGGCGGGGCGGGCAGGTCGAGCCAAGCGGTGGCCATGGATAATCTCCTTGTTCAGATGCCAGCAGCTTAGTCCGCCACACTGCGGCTACATTGGCCGCGCGGCGTGCTCGCCTGGCAGGCGAGTCAATCAGCTTGAGCCGCAAGGCCAAAGCTGCATAAGATGACCACGCCTCACGGACAATAAGAACCTATAAAAAATGCTGCGTGATCTGACCGACGATGTGGCGCTGATGCGCCCGGTGATCGACGCCTTGCGGGCCAGTGGAACCGACCCCGATCGGGTGCTGGTGCGTGTCGGCTTACCACCCGGTGGCTTGCCCGCCGGGCGCTTCCCCCATTCTGCCCAGGCGCTGTTCTGGAAGGCCGCCGCCGACGAGTGCGCCCAGGAGCACATCGGCCTGTATTTGGCGCGCAATCTGCCGGCGTTCCATGGCCTGCTGCTGGAGTATCTATTCCTCTCCAGCGAAACCTTCGGCGACGGTTTACGCCATGCCCTGCGCTACGTGCGTCTGCTTTCCGACACCTTGAACGCCAAGCTGGAAGTCGAGGGCGAGCGTGCCACCCTGGTGCTCGGCATGATGGTCGGGGTGCCGCGACATTTTCCGGAAATGCTCGCCGGTGCGGTGATTCGCCTATTTGCCGCGTTGACCGAGGGCAACTTCAGGCCCTACGCCGTGCAATTGATGCACTGCGAGGGCGCGCCAGCAGAGCATTACGTCGATGTTTACGGCTGCCCCGCGCAGTTGGGGGCCGAGCGTTATGCCTTGCTGTTCGACGCCGCCGTGCTGAACCAGGCCTCTCGCCATGCCGCACCGGAATTGCTGCGGATGCACGAGTCCCTGGCGCGCCGGCAATTGGCCGAGGTGGAACGTCTGGACCTGGTGCGCAAGGTGCGCGAACTGATCGGCGAGCTGTTGGTTGAGAGCGGCGCCACCCTGGAACAGGTTGCCGGTAGCTTGAACATGCCGCCGCGCCGGCTGCGTGAACGGTTGGCTATGGCCGGGGTGCGCTTCAACGATCTGGTCACCGACTACCGTTGCCGGCTGGCCAAAGAGTTGCTGCTCAAGACCGATGAACGCATCGAAGTGATAGTCGAACGCACCGGCTTCTCCGAGCCAAGCACGTTCTACCGGGCGTTCAAACGCTGGGTCGGAGAGACCCCGGTGGAGTTTAGGAAACGCGGCAAATTGTAGGCTGGGTAGAGCCGTTTTTTGGCGAAACCCAGCTTTGCGACGGTGGCCTAGCTGGGTTTCATGAGGTGCATCCATGCACCTCGCTCTGCGGGTAGCTAAAGTTGTGCAAAACGGCTTTCCTGCTGTTTCGTCGCTGCGCTCTACGCCAGTGCGTAGGGTGGGTTAGCCGCGAAGCGGCGTAACCCACCGACCGGTCCGGCAGCACCCTACGCCCCCAGCAAACTCTGCCCACACACCCGCAGTACCTGCCCGCTTACCGCCCCGGAACTCGGTTGAGCGAACCAGGCCACGGCTTCGGCGACATCTTGCGGCAGGCCGCCCTGGCCCATGGAGTTCATGCGCCGGCCGGCTTCACGGATGGTCAAGGGAATGGCGGCGGTCATCTGTGTCTCGATAAAGCCTGGCGCCACCGCATTGATGCTGATGCCGCGTTTGCCGAGTGCGGGAGACCAGGCCTGGGCCAGGCCGATCAGGCCGGCTTTGCTGACCGCGTAGTTGCTCTGGCCCATGTTGCCGGCGATGCCGCTGATCGACGCGAGCAATACCACGCGAGCGTTATCGTGCAGCTTGCCAGCCTCCAGCAGGGCCTGGGTCAGCAGTTGTGGCGCGCGTAGGTTGACGTCGATCACCGAGTCCCAGAAAGCATCGCTCATCTTCGCCAGGGTCTTGTCGCGGGTGATACCGGCGTTGTGCACCAGAATATCCACCCCTTCTGGCAGCGCTTCGATTAGTTGCGCCGCCGCATCTGTCGCGCAGATATCCAGCGCTATGCTGCGCCCGCCGAGGCGAGCGGCGAGGGCGTCGAGGGCGTCTTTGACTTGCGGCACATCCAGCAGCAGCACTTGTGCACCATCGCGCGCCAGGGTTTCCGCGATGGCGGCGCCGATACCACGGCTGGCGCCAGTCACCAGGGCTGTCTGCCCGGCCAGCGGCCGAGTCCAGTCTTTCACTTGCTCCGCACAAGCGCTCAGGCGGATGACTTGGCCAGAGACGTAAGCGCTTTTCGGTGAGAGGAAAAAGCGCAGGGCACCTTCCAACTGATTTTCGGCACCCTTGCCGACATACAGCAGTTGCACGCTGCCACCACGGCGGATCTCCTTGCCGAGCGAGCGGGTGAAACCTTCCAGCGAACGTTGCGCGCTGGCGGCGAACGGGTCTTTGAGCGACTCCGGCGGCCGTCCGAGTACCACCACCCGAGGGCATTGAGCCAAGCCTTTGAGGGCCGGCTGGAAGAAGTCGCGCAGCTCACGCAACTGCTCGGCGTTGCTGATACCGCTGGCGTCGAAGATCAAGGCCTTAAGTTTTGGGCCGTGCTCGGCGGTCCAGCGGCTCAGGCCGAACTGGCCATCCTGCTGGGCGAAGGCGGCATCGGTCAGGCGATTCAGGCAGCCACTGGCGGCTTCGGCCAGCACTCCGCCGCTGATCAGCAGGGCCCCATCGACCGGCCGAGTCCGTCCGGCCATCCAGCGCTCCAAACGCAGCGGAGCAGGCAGACCGAGGGCGCCGACCAGGCGACGGCCCAGAGCGGAGTTGGCGAAGTTCAGATAACGGTCGGACATGGCAGTCGGCTCCTGCTGGCGAATCAAATGTGGGCCCACTCTACGCAGCCCGACAGACTGCGCAATTGACCGTGCCGCCTGCCGTGCTGGCAAGGCGGCCAATGCGAGGCGGGCGGGGCAAGCTAGTCTTGTGCCCACTTATCCCGCAAGGAGTCACCCATGACCCAGCTGCGTCGGGTCGCCATTGTCGGCGGCAACCGTATCCCCTTCGCCCGCTCTAATACCGTGTACGCCACCGCGAGCAATCAGCAGATGTTGACGGCGGCACTTGAAGGCCTGATCGAGCGCTACAACCTGCATGGCGAGCGCTTGGGTGAAGTGGTGGCTGGCGCGGTGCTCAAGCATTCACGCGACTTCAACCTGACCCGTGAATGCGTGCTGGGCTCGCGGCTGGCGCCGGAAACCTCGGCTTATGACCTCCAGCAAGCCTGCGGAACCGGCCTGGAAGCGGCGATTCTGGTGGCCAACAAGATTGCCCTCGGGCAGATCGACAGCGGCATCGCCGGCGGCGTCGACACCACCTCCGATGCGCCGATCGGGGTCAACGAAGGGCTGCGGCAGATTCTGCTGGAGGCCAATCGCGGCAAGTCCACGGGCGACAAGCTGAAAACCCTGCTGAAGATTCGTCCGCGCCATCTGGCGCCGCATATCCCGCGCAATGGCGAGCCGCGTACCGGCTTGTCGATGGGTGAGCATTGCGAGCAGATGGCACAGACCTGGGCCATCCCCCGCGATGAACAGGACCAACTGGCCGTCGCCAGCCACCAGAAGCTCGCAGCCGCTTATGCCGAGAGCTGGCACGACGACCTGCTGACGCCGTTCCTCGGCTTGACCCGCGACCAGAACCTGCGCCCGGAGATCAGCCTGGAGAAGTTGGCGACCCTCAACCCGGTGTTCGACAAAGGCCCGCGCGGCACCCTGACCGCCGCCAACTCGACGCCGCTGACCGACGGCGCCTCGGTGGTGCTGCTGGCCAGTGAAGAGTGGGCCAAGGCCCGCGGCCTACCGATTCTGGCCTACTTCAAGGATGGCGAAGCGGCGGCGGTGGACTTCGTAAAAGGTAAGGAAGGCCTGCTGATGGCGCCGGTGTACGCCGTGCCACGTCTACTGGCGCGCAACAAGCTGAGTTTGCAGGACTTCGACTATTACGAAATTCACGAGGCCTTCGCCGCCCAAGTGCTTTGTACGCTGAAGGCCTGGGAAGATCCTGAGTACTGCAAGACCCGGCTCGGCCTGGACCAGGCGCTAGGTTCGATTGACCGTAGCAAGATGAACGTCAAAGGCAGCTCGCTGGCCGCCGGCCATCCGTTCGCGGCCACCGGCGGGCGCATCGTCGCCAACCTGGCCAAGCTGCTGTCGGTGGCGGAGCAGGGCCGTGGCCTGATCTCAATTTGCGCCGCCGGCGGTCAAGGTGTGACTGCGATCATCGAAAAGTAATCCAACCGCTGTGACCGCAATTCAGCGCGGCCACAGGATGTAAGCAACTCCGTGATTCTCTTCGTTTTGAGAGCGGCGGCCCGTTTCGGCGGTGCCGCCTTTTTTTGTTCTGTATGGAGCGGACACAGGGTGTAGGAGCGAATTTATTCGCGATGGGGCAGCACCGAGTCGCTCTTGTTCGCGGATGAATCCGCTCCTACAAAACCCAAGCCCTCAGTGCTGGCCATTCCCCGGCTGCAACAGCGAAGTCGGCACCCGGCCATTGAAGGGGGTGGAGAGGATGATCGAGGTCTTGCTCGCGCCGTACTCCGAGAGCCGGTCGATCAGCGATTGCAGCTCGTTCATCGAGGCGACGGCGGCGTGCATGATCACGCAGGCATCGCCGGTCACACGGTAGCAACTGGTCAGCTCTGGGAAGCGTTCGAGTGCCGCCAGGCTTGAGTGCGATTGGTGAGTGGCGATGCGCAGCTCGATCATGCACTCGATCGGCAGGCCGAGTTTGCTGACGTCGACATTGGCCTGATAGCCGCTGATCACGCCGCTGCTCTCCAGCTTGGCCACCCGTTCGGCGACGGCGGGTGGCGACAGGTTGACCCGCCGCGCCAACTCGGCAAATGACAGGCGGCCGTCTTCGATCAGGGCGGTCAGAATCAGGCGGTCGTATTTATCCATGCTGAAACTCCAGGCCGTGTGAAAACTACTGTGCTCGGTTATACCGCGTTAAAAACAGGCTCAAAATGCTCATTTACACTACGTAAACTGCGCTTTTTCATCTGTTTTTGCCTTGTCTAACCTTCGCTCGCTACGTTTTCACACGGCCTAACTCGCAAATTTCGAATCGTTGGTTATTCGCTAAAAATACCATTGAGAATAAAGTTTTCACGCTAATAAACGTTTGTTCGCTATTAGCTCTCCTGGATAAGCCTCATAAACTATCCGCTCACTTCTTCGCCTTGTCGAGTCGAGCATGAGCACGCGCGTCGTCCGTTTTCCCCTGTTGCTGCTCGGTGCGTTTGCCGCGCTGTATCTGATCTGGGGCTCCACCTACCTGGCTATCCGTATCGGCGTGGAGTCCTGGCCGCCGCTGTTGATGGCTGGTATCCGCTTTCTCGTCGCCGGCTGCCTGATGTATGCCTGGCTGCGTTGGCGTGGCGTGCCGGCGCCAACCGGGCGTGAATGGCGCGCGGCTGGGAAGATTGGGTTTCTGCTGCTGGCCTGCGGCAACGGCGGGGTGACGGTGGCCGAACATTGGGGCGTAGCTTCCGGCGTGGCGGCGTTGGCGGTGGCGACGGTGCCGCTGTTCACCTTGTTGTTCGGGATGTTCTGGGGCCAGCGCAATACCAAATTGGAATGGGCCGGCATTGCCCTCGGCCTGCTGGGGATCGCCTTGCTTAACCTGGGTTCGAACTTGCAGGCGAGCCCGGCGGGCGCGGCGTTGATCCTGTTCGCCGCGGCCAGTTGGGCGTTTGGTTCGATGTGGGGCAAGTCACTGCCGTTACCCAACGGACCGATGGCCAGTGCGGCGGAGATGCTCGTGGGGGGCGCGGTGCTGCTGATCGGTAGCCTGCTCAGTGGCGAGCGGCTGACGCAGATGCCCAGCGCCGCCGGTTGGGGCGCCTTGGCCTATCTGGTGCTGTTCGGCTCGATCATCGCCTTCAGTTCCTACCTCTACCTGCTCAAGCATGTGCGTCCGGCGGCGGCGACCAGTTATGCCTACGTCAATCCGGTGGTGGCAGTGCTGCTCGGCATCCTCTTCGCTGGCGAACAGATCGGCAGTGCGGAATGGCTGGCGATGGTGGTGATCGTCAGTGCGGTGCTGCTGATCGGCCTGCCGCAGTGGCGCCAGCGTCAGGACGAACTGGCGGCTGCGGCTGATTAATGCTCGCCCGGGGCCGACCTAGGAGCCTGTTCATGATCTGCTGCGCGTCGGCCTCCGGCCCACCCTGATCACCGGTAGTGCATATACGTGCTGGTGTCCGTCGATGAAGTCGGGAAGCCGGTTGAAGTGCCGCCCGATGGCGGTCTATGTGGCCATTGCCCTCAGGTCTTTGGCTAGCTCTGGCCAGAGCGGCGATTGGCTCATGACGCGGGTGGCAGAGATGCGCTGCTGGCCGAGCAGTTCGAAAATGGCTGCGCTGATGGACAGCGATTGGGCGAAATCGTCGGCGCACAGCGTCAGCCGTTTCACTAGGCCTTGGCCCCGTAAAACG contains these protein-coding regions:
- a CDS encoding Lrp/AsnC family transcriptional regulator, whose amino-acid sequence is MDKYDRLILTALIEDGRLSFAELARRVNLSPPAVAERVAKLESSGVISGYQANVDVSKLGLPIECMIELRIATHQSHSSLAALERFPELTSCYRVTGDACVIMHAAVASMNELQSLIDRLSEYGASKTSIILSTPFNGRVPTSLLQPGNGQH
- the yedA gene encoding drug/metabolite exporter YedA produces the protein MSTRVVRFPLLLLGAFAALYLIWGSTYLAIRIGVESWPPLLMAGIRFLVAGCLMYAWLRWRGVPAPTGREWRAAGKIGFLLLACGNGGVTVAEHWGVASGVAALAVATVPLFTLLFGMFWGQRNTKLEWAGIALGLLGIALLNLGSNLQASPAGAALILFAAASWAFGSMWGKSLPLPNGPMASAAEMLVGGAVLLIGSLLSGERLTQMPSAAGWGALAYLVLFGSIIAFSSYLYLLKHVRPAAATSYAYVNPVVAVLLGILFAGEQIGSAEWLAMVVIVSAVLLIGLPQWRQRQDELAAAAD
- a CDS encoding ChbG/HpnK family deacetylase, whose product is MKRLTLCADDFAQSLSISAAIFELLGQQRISATRVMSQSPLWPELAKDLRAMAT